A portion of the Mesobacillus jeotgali genome contains these proteins:
- a CDS encoding DUF2164 domain-containing protein, with product MLKNFQLDDHARNQMTDEIKRYFLEERGEELGDLAAMLILEFMADKLAPHFYNKGVQDAHEFMSQRLEDIFELNK from the coding sequence ATGCTTAAGAATTTTCAGTTAGATGATCATGCAAGGAACCAAATGACAGATGAAATTAAGAGGTATTTCCTTGAAGAGCGCGGCGAGGAGCTTGGGGATCTGGCTGCTATGCTGATACTTGAATTCATGGCGGACAAGCTCGCCCCACACTTCTATAACAAAGGTGTACAGGACGCACACGAGTTCATGTCACAGCGTCTGGAAGACATTTTTGAGCTTAACAAGTAA
- a CDS encoding DUF4870 domain-containing protein codes for MDTKRILSALCYFSIMYAGILFPLVAYLASDDGEVKFHAKKALLSHLIPLIPMPFILVAVFLDFTGGTGGFPVLMFSIGILMVILSFIVLVWNLVKGIKVLTIN; via the coding sequence ATGGATACGAAAAGGATTCTGTCTGCTTTGTGCTATTTCAGCATTATGTATGCCGGGATTTTGTTCCCGTTGGTTGCTTACCTCGCATCAGATGATGGGGAAGTGAAGTTTCATGCGAAAAAGGCTTTGCTTTCACATCTCATTCCGCTGATTCCGATGCCTTTTATCTTAGTTGCAGTTTTTCTTGATTTTACCGGTGGCACGGGAGGATTCCCAGTGCTCATGTTTAGCATCGGTATATTAATGGTCATATTGAGTTTCATCGTGTTGGTATGGAATTTAGTCAAAGGGATCAAAGTTCTTACTATAAACTGA
- a CDS encoding PspC domain-containing protein, whose amino-acid sequence MKITRSRTNRMLAGVLGGMAESLGIKASLLRILFVILLFSTAFFPMALLYVLVFILPNRGEH is encoded by the coding sequence ATGAAAATTACCCGCTCAAGGACGAATCGGATGCTTGCAGGAGTGCTCGGGGGAATGGCGGAATCTTTAGGGATTAAGGCGTCGCTGCTGAGGATCCTGTTTGTGATCCTGTTGTTCAGTACGGCATTTTTCCCAATGGCCCTTCTTTATGTACTGGTGTTCATACTTCCAAACAGGGGGGAGCATTAA
- a CDS encoding N-acetylmuramoyl-L-alanine amidase translates to MLDAGHGYNTPGKRSPDGLREYEFNRAVANYAKQLLDNYKNVTVYFSHSDQREVSLTARTDKANNLKVDIFVSIHANAFGSGGWTNAGGIETYVYPSRPPAAYQLAQKIQRNLVIATGLENRGVRTADFHVLRETEMDAVLVECGFMTNRNEAQLLRSETYRRTIAEGIVKALAEQFKLQRKVNVAPVPAQAPTSAPAPSSANSAATARSSGLYKVQAGAFEDLRNAEELASRLRKAGFDVYIDKE, encoded by the coding sequence ATGCTTGATGCTGGGCATGGCTATAACACCCCGGGTAAGCGAAGTCCTGATGGTTTGAGAGAATATGAGTTTAACAGGGCTGTGGCGAACTATGCGAAACAGCTTCTGGACAACTACAAGAATGTCACCGTCTATTTTTCTCATTCCGATCAGCGAGAGGTGTCGTTGACAGCGAGGACAGACAAGGCGAACAATCTGAAAGTGGATATATTCGTATCAATCCATGCCAATGCATTTGGCAGCGGCGGGTGGACCAATGCAGGCGGGATTGAGACATATGTCTATCCATCCAGGCCGCCTGCAGCTTATCAGCTGGCCCAAAAGATACAGCGCAATCTTGTCATTGCAACAGGTCTCGAAAATCGCGGAGTCAGAACAGCAGATTTCCACGTGCTCAGGGAAACGGAAATGGATGCCGTATTGGTGGAGTGCGGGTTCATGACAAACAGGAATGAAGCCCAGCTGCTGCGTTCCGAAACTTACAGAAGAACGATAGCAGAAGGCATTGTCAAAGCCTTAGCAGAACAGTTCAAGCTGCAGCGAAAGGTTAACGTGGCGCCAGTTCCTGCACAGGCTCCCACATCAGCTCCAGCTCCATCATCGGCCAACTCTGCAGCCACAGCGAGAAGTAGCGGTCTATATAAAGTCCAGGCAGGTGCGTTTGAGGATTTGCGAAACGCCGAGGAGCTCGCCTCCCGTTTGAGGAAAGCAGGCTTTGATGTGTATATTGACAAAGAATAG
- the nagB gene encoding glucosamine-6-phosphate deaminase, which translates to MKLIQTFDYAELSQQAAEQIISRIKRKPSLNLGLATGSTPTGLYQELIKDHQQNKTSYKQINTFNLDEYIGIPKKDSHSYHYFMCEKLFKHIDIPLDQTHIPDGTARLLDEECTRYEQFIQEHGGIDLQILGIGQNGHIGFNEPGTSFDSRTHIIDLAESTRKANSRFFASVDDVPLQAITMGIASIMDSKEIFLLVSGHAKAEALARLINGDVSEDFPASVLKKHPNVSIFADKEATALL; encoded by the coding sequence GTGAAACTGATTCAAACATTCGATTACGCAGAGCTTAGCCAGCAGGCAGCAGAGCAAATCATCTCCCGGATAAAAAGGAAGCCATCGCTCAACCTTGGCCTTGCAACCGGAAGCACTCCAACCGGACTTTATCAGGAGCTCATCAAAGACCATCAGCAGAATAAGACCTCCTACAAACAAATCAACACCTTTAATCTTGATGAATACATTGGGATTCCGAAAAAGGACAGTCATAGCTATCACTACTTCATGTGTGAAAAGTTATTTAAACACATTGACATTCCGCTTGATCAGACTCATATACCTGACGGGACAGCAAGGCTTCTCGACGAGGAGTGCACGCGCTATGAACAGTTCATTCAAGAGCATGGAGGCATCGACCTGCAGATTCTAGGGATTGGACAAAATGGCCATATTGGTTTTAACGAACCGGGAACATCCTTTGACAGCAGGACGCATATTATCGACCTTGCGGAAAGCACCAGGAAGGCTAACTCGAGATTTTTCGCTTCTGTTGATGATGTCCCTTTACAGGCCATCACAATGGGAATCGCCTCCATTATGGATAGCAAGGAGATCTTCTTGCTCGTTTCCGGCCATGCCAAAGCGGAGGCGCTTGCCCGTTTAATCAATGGCGATGTCAGCGAAGACTTCCCTGCTTCCGTTCTGAAAAAGCACCCCAATGTATCGATATTTGCAGATAAGGAAGCAACGGCATTACTTTGA
- a CDS encoding GntR family transcriptional regulator has translation MIDKNSPIPIYHQLEEFIKSQIESGELQQDEAIPSERVYAEMFKISRMTIRQALTNLVNDGYLYRQKGKGTFVNQKKVEKQLEGMTSFTEDMNERGLIPGSRLVSFEIIPATYKIADRLQLPENTPVYEIKRVRLADDTPLALETTYLPANLVKGLTEEIINQSLYQYIEEKLSLKIHEATQQIEATLAKEQELRLLEIEKGSPVLLIHTTSYLKDRTPFEYVKSAYRADRYKFVHSMQRG, from the coding sequence ATGATTGATAAAAATTCACCCATACCGATTTACCACCAGCTTGAAGAGTTTATAAAAAGCCAGATTGAAAGCGGGGAACTTCAGCAGGACGAAGCAATTCCCTCGGAACGTGTTTATGCAGAGATGTTCAAAATCAGCAGGATGACCATCAGGCAAGCTTTGACCAACCTGGTGAACGACGGCTACCTGTATCGCCAAAAAGGAAAAGGCACCTTCGTCAATCAAAAGAAGGTTGAAAAGCAGCTGGAGGGAATGACAAGTTTTACAGAGGACATGAACGAGCGAGGTCTTATTCCAGGGAGCAGATTAGTGTCATTCGAAATCATCCCGGCAACCTATAAAATAGCCGACCGTCTTCAGCTTCCTGAAAATACACCTGTATATGAAATAAAACGTGTCAGACTTGCTGACGATACCCCATTGGCCCTTGAGACCACCTATCTGCCTGCCAATCTGGTAAAGGGTCTGACAGAGGAAATCATCAATCAGTCGCTTTACCAGTATATCGAGGAGAAGTTATCGCTGAAGATCCACGAGGCAACACAGCAAATCGAAGCGACGCTTGCAAAGGAACAAGAACTGCGCCTCCTGGAAATAGAAAAAGGCTCCCCTGTCCTGCTGATTCACACGACTTCCTATTTAAAAGATCGAACACCCTTCGAATACGTAAAATCCGCCTATCGTGCAGACCGTTATAAATTTGTGCACTCTATGCAGCGTGGATGA
- the uvrB gene encoding excinuclease ABC subunit UvrB, translated as MKDQFELVSKYSPQGDQPAAIKELVKGIRENKKHQTLLGATGTGKTFTISNVIKEVNKPTLVIAHNKTLAGQLYSEFKEFFPNNAVEYFVSYYDYYQPEAYVPQTDTFIEKDASINDEIDKLRHSATSSLFERKDVIIIASVSCIYGLGNPDEYRDMVVSLRTGMEIERNKLLHKLVDIQYERNDIDFKRGTFRVRGDVVEIFPVSRDEHCMRVEFFGDEIDRIREVDALTGEIIGERDHVAIFPASHFVTREEKLRIAIENIEKELEERLEVLRGEEKLLEAQRLEQRTRYDLEMMREMGFCSGIENYSRHLTLRPAGATPYTLLDYFPDDFLIVVDESHVTLPQIRGMFNGDQARKQVLVDHGFRLPSAMDNRPLTFAEFENHVKQAVFVSATPGPYELEHTPEMVQQIIRPTGLLDPTIDVRPIEGQIDDLIGEIQERTKRNERVLVTTLTKKMSEDLTDYLKEIGIKVQYLHSEVKTLERIEIIRELRLGKYDVLIGINLLREGLDIPEVSLVTILDADKEGFLRSERSLIQTIGRAARNAGGHVIMYADRMTDSMEKAISETKRRRAIQEEYNEKHGITPQTIQKDIRDVIRATIAAEEQEAYSPAEGLKKLTKKDREQVIFNMEKEMKDAAKALNFERAAELRDLILELKAEG; from the coding sequence GTGAAGGACCAATTTGAATTAGTCTCGAAGTATTCCCCGCAGGGAGACCAGCCTGCAGCAATCAAAGAGCTGGTAAAAGGCATTCGCGAAAATAAGAAGCATCAGACGCTTCTTGGAGCGACAGGTACAGGGAAGACATTCACGATTTCGAATGTCATCAAGGAAGTAAACAAGCCGACCCTTGTCATTGCCCATAACAAGACATTGGCCGGGCAGTTATACAGCGAGTTCAAGGAATTTTTCCCTAACAATGCGGTTGAGTATTTCGTCAGTTACTATGATTACTACCAGCCGGAGGCTTATGTACCCCAGACCGATACATTCATTGAAAAAGATGCGAGCATCAATGATGAGATCGACAAGCTGCGCCACTCTGCCACATCGTCTTTATTCGAGCGCAAGGATGTCATCATCATTGCCAGCGTATCTTGCATCTATGGTCTCGGTAATCCGGATGAATACCGAGACATGGTGGTGTCGCTGAGGACAGGGATGGAAATTGAGCGTAACAAGCTGCTTCATAAGCTGGTGGATATCCAGTATGAACGGAATGACATTGATTTCAAGCGTGGGACATTCCGAGTCCGCGGGGATGTCGTCGAGATTTTTCCCGTCTCCCGTGATGAGCACTGCATGAGGGTCGAATTTTTCGGAGATGAAATCGACCGGATTCGTGAGGTCGATGCGCTGACAGGCGAGATCATTGGTGAGCGGGATCATGTGGCCATCTTCCCGGCTTCCCACTTCGTAACCCGTGAAGAAAAACTGAGAATCGCAATCGAAAATATCGAAAAAGAACTGGAAGAGCGCCTTGAAGTGCTGCGCGGCGAGGAAAAATTGCTTGAGGCCCAGAGGCTCGAACAGCGGACGAGATATGATCTTGAAATGATGAGGGAAATGGGTTTCTGTTCCGGCATCGAAAACTATTCGCGCCACCTGACGCTGAGGCCGGCAGGGGCGACTCCATACACCTTGCTTGATTACTTCCCAGATGACTTTTTGATCGTTGTCGATGAGTCGCATGTTACATTGCCGCAAATACGGGGAATGTTTAATGGTGACCAGGCCCGTAAACAAGTGCTTGTTGACCACGGCTTCCGACTGCCGTCTGCAATGGATAACCGCCCGCTGACATTTGCGGAATTCGAGAATCATGTCAAACAGGCTGTATTCGTTTCCGCTACCCCGGGTCCGTACGAACTCGAGCATACTCCGGAAATGGTCCAGCAAATCATCCGTCCGACAGGATTGCTTGATCCGACTATCGATGTAAGGCCGATTGAGGGCCAGATCGATGACCTGATCGGCGAAATCCAGGAGCGGACGAAGCGCAATGAGCGTGTCCTCGTGACGACTTTGACAAAGAAGATGTCCGAGGACCTGACAGATTATCTGAAGGAAATTGGCATCAAGGTCCAGTACCTGCACTCTGAAGTCAAAACGCTCGAGCGAATTGAAATCATCCGTGAGCTGAGACTTGGTAAGTACGATGTTCTCATCGGAATCAACCTCCTGAGGGAGGGGCTTGATATCCCTGAAGTGTCACTTGTCACTATTCTTGATGCTGATAAGGAAGGCTTCCTTCGTTCAGAAAGATCCCTTATCCAGACAATCGGGCGTGCGGCGAGGAATGCAGGCGGGCACGTCATCATGTATGCTGACAGGATGACCGATTCTATGGAAAAGGCGATCAGCGAGACGAAGCGCCGCCGTGCGATCCAGGAAGAGTACAACGAAAAGCACGGAATCACGCCGCAGACGATCCAGAAGGATATCCGCGATGTAATCCGCGCGACAATTGCTGCCGAGGAGCAGGAAGCCTACAGCCCGGCAGAAGGTTTGAAGAAGCTGACGAAGAAAGATCGCGAGCAAGTGATCTTCAATATGGAAAAGGAAATGAAGGATGCGGCGAAGGCTCTCAACTTCGAAAGAGCGGCCGAGCTGCGTGACCTCATTCTTGAGTTAAAAGCGGAAGGATGA
- the uvrA gene encoding excinuclease ABC subunit UvrA → MAMDKLIVKGARAHNLKNIDVTIPRDKLVVLTGLSGSGKSSLAFDTIYAEGQRRYVESLSAYARQFLGQMDKPDVDSIEGLSPAISIDQKTTSRNPRSTVGTVTEIYDYLRLLFARVGRPTCPVHNIEISSQTIEQMVDRVLEYPERTKLQIMAPLVSGRKGTHVKVLEDIKRQGYVRVRVDGEMLDLGDEIELEKNKKHSIEVVIDRIVVKEGIAARLADSLEAALKLGEGNVLIDVMGEEELMFSENHACPICGFSIGELEPRMFSFNSPFGACPECDGLGAKLEVDVDLVIPNKDLTLKQHAIAPWEPTSSQYYPQLLKAVCNHYGIDMDIPVKDLPENQMEKILYGSAKDRIYFRYENDWGQVRENYIIFEGVLKNVERRYKETSSDFIREQMEKYMGEHACPTCKGYRLKRETLAVLVDGRHIGEVTALSVEEAHQFFNSLQLSEKEMQIANMIFREITERLGFLINVGLDYLTMSRSAGTLSGGEAQRIRLATQIGSRLTGVLYILDEPSIGLHQRDNDRLIDTLKNMRDIGNTLIVVEHDEDTMLAADHLIDIGPGAGVHGGDIISQGTPAEVMDDPNSLTGQYLSGKKFIPLPIERRKPDGRYIEIKGAKENNLKNVNVKFPLGTFMAVTGVSGSGKSTLINEILHKSLAMKLHRAKSKPGEFKEIKGVEHLDKVIDIDQSPIGRTPRSNPATYTGVFDDIRDVFASTNEAKVRGYKKGRFSFNVKGGRCEACRGDGIIKIEMHFLPDVYVPCEVCHGKRYNRETLEVKYKGKNISDILDMTVEAAVEFFANIPKIARKLQTIYDVGLGYITLGQPATTLSGGEAQRVKLASELHRRSTGRSLYILDEPTTGLHVDDISRLLVVLQRLVENGDTVLVIEHNLDVIKAADYLVDLGPEGGDRGGTILATGTPEKIAEVPESYTGRYLKPILERDRLRMKEQIQEKEKSTSNA, encoded by the coding sequence ATGGCTATGGATAAACTGATTGTAAAAGGCGCCAGGGCCCATAATTTAAAAAATATAGATGTCACCATTCCGAGAGATAAGCTTGTTGTGCTGACAGGGCTTTCCGGTTCAGGAAAGTCCTCGCTGGCGTTCGATACAATCTATGCTGAAGGACAGCGCCGCTACGTAGAGTCATTGTCTGCGTACGCACGCCAGTTCCTCGGCCAGATGGACAAGCCGGATGTCGATTCAATCGAGGGATTATCACCGGCAATCTCTATCGACCAGAAGACAACAAGCAGAAATCCCCGTTCAACGGTTGGAACGGTGACAGAGATTTATGATTATTTAAGACTGCTATTTGCAAGGGTGGGAAGGCCAACCTGCCCGGTTCATAATATAGAGATTTCCTCCCAGACGATTGAGCAGATGGTCGATCGCGTACTTGAATATCCTGAGAGAACAAAGCTGCAAATCATGGCGCCGCTCGTTTCCGGCAGGAAGGGCACCCATGTAAAAGTCCTCGAGGATATAAAAAGACAGGGCTATGTCCGTGTCCGTGTTGACGGGGAAATGCTTGACCTGGGGGACGAAATCGAGCTTGAAAAGAACAAGAAGCATTCGATTGAAGTCGTCATCGACCGGATTGTCGTGAAGGAAGGAATTGCAGCTCGTTTGGCGGATTCACTTGAAGCAGCGCTCAAGCTTGGTGAAGGCAATGTCCTGATTGACGTCATGGGAGAAGAAGAATTGATGTTCAGCGAAAACCATGCCTGCCCGATTTGCGGCTTTTCAATCGGTGAGCTTGAGCCCCGGATGTTCTCATTCAACAGCCCGTTTGGTGCCTGCCCGGAATGTGACGGACTCGGCGCAAAGCTGGAGGTTGACGTTGACCTGGTCATCCCGAACAAGGACCTGACATTGAAGCAGCATGCGATTGCTCCATGGGAACCGACCAGCTCGCAATATTATCCGCAGCTGCTTAAGGCAGTCTGCAATCACTATGGAATCGATATGGATATACCGGTAAAAGACCTGCCGGAAAACCAGATGGAGAAGATCCTTTATGGTTCCGCCAAGGACAGGATTTATTTCCGTTATGAAAACGACTGGGGACAGGTCCGCGAAAATTATATTATTTTTGAGGGTGTACTCAAAAACGTTGAGCGCCGTTACAAAGAAACAAGCTCCGACTTTATCCGTGAACAGATGGAGAAATATATGGGCGAGCACGCCTGCCCGACTTGTAAGGGGTATAGGCTGAAGCGGGAAACTCTTGCTGTCCTGGTAGACGGACGCCATATCGGTGAAGTGACGGCATTGTCTGTTGAGGAGGCACACCAATTTTTCAATAGTCTCCAGCTTTCCGAAAAAGAGATGCAGATTGCCAATATGATTTTCCGAGAAATCACAGAACGTCTAGGCTTCCTGATCAACGTTGGTTTGGATTATCTGACGATGAGCCGTTCAGCAGGGACACTTTCCGGCGGGGAGGCGCAGCGAATCCGGCTGGCCACCCAGATTGGCTCACGCCTCACTGGGGTATTGTATATCCTGGATGAGCCGTCCATTGGTTTGCATCAGCGTGACAATGACAGGCTGATCGATACGCTGAAAAATATGCGTGACATCGGCAACACATTAATCGTTGTTGAACATGATGAAGACACGATGCTCGCAGCTGACCACCTGATTGATATCGGCCCTGGCGCGGGTGTCCATGGCGGGGACATCATCTCCCAGGGGACGCCGGCTGAGGTAATGGATGATCCGAACTCCCTGACTGGCCAGTATCTCTCAGGCAAAAAATTCATTCCGCTCCCAATCGAGCGCCGCAAACCAGATGGCCGCTATATTGAAATCAAGGGAGCAAAGGAAAACAACCTGAAAAACGTCAATGTGAAGTTCCCGCTCGGAACCTTCATGGCGGTAACAGGTGTATCAGGGTCCGGCAAAAGTACACTGATCAATGAAATCCTTCATAAATCGCTGGCAATGAAGCTGCACCGGGCAAAAAGCAAGCCAGGTGAGTTCAAGGAGATAAAGGGTGTCGAGCACCTGGACAAGGTTATTGATATTGACCAGTCACCAATCGGACGAACACCAAGATCGAACCCGGCAACGTACACAGGCGTGTTTGATGATATCCGTGATGTCTTCGCTTCGACTAACGAGGCAAAAGTCCGCGGCTATAAAAAAGGCCGCTTCAGCTTCAATGTCAAAGGCGGACGCTGTGAAGCCTGCCGTGGCGACGGGATCATCAAAATCGAAATGCACTTCCTGCCTGATGTATATGTTCCATGTGAAGTCTGTCATGGCAAGCGTTACAACCGCGAAACACTGGAAGTGAAATATAAAGGGAAGAATATTTCCGATATCCTTGATATGACTGTCGAAGCTGCGGTAGAATTCTTCGCTAACATTCCGAAGATCGCCCGTAAGTTGCAGACGATATATGATGTCGGACTCGGCTATATCACACTCGGACAGCCGGCGACGACTCTGTCCGGCGGCGAAGCGCAGCGTGTTAAGCTGGCATCCGAACTGCATCGCCGATCCACCGGCCGCTCTCTGTATATTTTGGATGAACCGACGACCGGTCTGCACGTGGATGATATTTCCCGTTTGCTTGTCGTCCTCCAGCGCCTCGTTGAAAATGGCGATACCGTGCTGGTCATCGAGCATAACCTGGATGTCATTAAAGCGGCCGACTATCTGGTCGACCTTGGCCCAGAAGGCGGAGACCGAGGAGGTACAATCCTCGCCACCGGCACACCAGAAAAAATCGCCGAAGTTCCGGAATCCTATACAGGCAGGTACCTGAAGCCGATTTTGGAACGTGACCGATTGAGGATGAAAGAACAAATCCAGGAAAAAGAAAAAAGCACAAGCAACGCATGA
- a CDS encoding DUF4097 family beta strand repeat-containing protein, whose amino-acid sequence MKEERKRILKLVEEGKMTVDEALFLIEQLEQGNAQQQEKSTALSTDVKFDQAKKEEFNAYKFNSVKDKVLDFVDSAFKKIKDFDLDLNFGPSVDITHIFQQGDAYLNQVDIDMANGSVKVVPWEQKDVRVECSAKVYRVDNQDEARRKFLEDAIFTIENQKLRFSVQQKWMKVDAVIHIPAEEYENVRIRLFNGSIEGENLTVKDCRAKTANGKVLLGNLECGKLETETANGQISISKSAIKDLEAETINGAIKADGFFDHVDLQSFNGNVTCTVKNQDCESVEVKATTGSIEVFLPEKTPASGELKSNLGGFTIEIDGIQVVEEKSDMVQKNLRFKPADGGQKAVSLYADTKTGSIAIKKLIQ is encoded by the coding sequence ATGAAAGAGGAAAGAAAACGAATTTTAAAGCTTGTTGAAGAGGGAAAGATGACCGTGGATGAAGCATTGTTCCTGATTGAGCAGCTGGAACAAGGGAACGCACAGCAACAGGAAAAATCAACTGCCCTTTCCACGGATGTAAAGTTTGATCAAGCAAAAAAAGAAGAATTCAATGCGTATAAATTCAATTCTGTAAAAGATAAGGTTCTCGATTTCGTCGATTCTGCATTTAAAAAAATTAAAGACTTCGATCTAGATTTGAATTTTGGTCCGTCAGTGGATATCACTCATATTTTTCAGCAGGGTGACGCATATTTAAACCAGGTAGATATTGATATGGCGAATGGTTCGGTAAAAGTAGTTCCGTGGGAGCAAAAGGATGTGAGGGTCGAGTGCAGCGCCAAGGTATATCGGGTCGATAACCAGGATGAAGCACGCCGTAAGTTCTTGGAGGATGCCATTTTCACTATTGAAAATCAGAAGCTGCGGTTTTCAGTGCAGCAGAAATGGATGAAGGTGGATGCTGTCATTCATATTCCGGCAGAGGAGTATGAAAATGTTCGGATCCGATTGTTTAATGGCTCCATTGAAGGTGAAAACTTAACCGTAAAGGATTGCCGCGCAAAAACAGCGAACGGAAAAGTACTGCTTGGGAATCTTGAGTGTGGCAAGCTGGAAACGGAAACGGCAAATGGACAAATCAGCATCAGCAAAAGTGCAATCAAAGACCTTGAAGCTGAAACAATCAATGGCGCTATAAAGGCAGATGGCTTTTTTGACCATGTCGATCTTCAGTCTTTCAATGGAAACGTTACGTGTACCGTTAAAAATCAGGATTGCGAAAGCGTGGAAGTGAAGGCGACTACTGGAAGCATCGAGGTTTTCCTGCCAGAGAAAACTCCCGCCAGTGGTGAATTGAAATCGAATCTTGGCGGTTTTACAATTGAAATTGACGGCATTCAGGTTGTTGAGGAAAAAAGCGATATGGTCCAAAAAAACCTTCGCTTCAAGCCTGCTGATGGCGGGCAAAAAGCTGTCAGCCTCTATGCGGATACCAAAACTGGTTCGATTGCGATAAAGAAACTAATTCAGTAG
- a CDS encoding polysaccharide deacetylase family protein, giving the protein MKRKTARWCTVLCLIGGLVTSSSAVAGQVKKPVVNQSFSEPKEIKMAYHRSDDVLKQLESKPPRFSDDDTKPVTQSETNDLTAVPASTPAQAPSKTVYLTFDDGPHKVSDRILAILNEYDAKATFFMLDGNMRNFPDSVKRMAEDGHSLGAHGVTHDKKKIYQSPQTVVAEMDQTLKTIKEITGIDSSLIRTPYGSVPHMKEPHKKAVSDKGYQLWDWNIDSKDWFYRDKRLVDNTIAQIAEKSKKEEPLVILLHEREETLVQLPELLQYLKEQNYSFRALDAEMTPIHLK; this is encoded by the coding sequence ATGAAAAGGAAAACAGCCAGATGGTGTACAGTATTGTGTTTGATTGGCGGACTGGTCACCTCCTCTTCTGCAGTTGCAGGCCAGGTTAAAAAACCTGTGGTCAATCAAAGTTTCAGCGAGCCAAAAGAAATAAAAATGGCTTACCACCGCAGTGATGATGTTTTAAAGCAACTAGAGTCAAAGCCTCCCAGATTTTCTGACGATGATACGAAGCCGGTTACCCAATCAGAAACCAATGACCTGACTGCAGTCCCAGCATCCACTCCTGCGCAAGCCCCTTCTAAAACTGTCTATCTTACATTTGATGATGGACCACACAAGGTATCTGATCGAATTTTAGCGATATTGAATGAGTATGACGCAAAGGCAACTTTTTTTATGCTGGACGGTAATATGAGGAATTTTCCCGATTCTGTAAAGAGAATGGCTGAAGATGGCCATAGTCTCGGGGCACATGGAGTTACACATGACAAAAAGAAAATCTACCAGTCACCCCAAACCGTTGTTGCTGAAATGGACCAAACATTAAAGACAATCAAAGAAATAACAGGCATTGATTCGAGTTTGATCCGGACACCTTATGGGAGCGTCCCGCATATGAAAGAGCCACATAAGAAAGCGGTCAGTGACAAAGGATACCAGTTGTGGGACTGGAACATTGACAGCAAGGATTGGTTTTATCGTGACAAGAGACTGGTAGACAATACGATTGCCCAGATTGCAGAAAAATCAAAGAAGGAAGAGCCACTTGTCATTCTTCTTCATGAAAGAGAAGAAACTCTGGTCCAGCTGCCCGAACTGCTCCAGTACCTGAAAGAGCAAAATTATAGTTTTAGAGCTTTAGATGCAGAAATGACCCCGATCCATTTAAAATGA
- a CDS encoding phage holin family protein produces MRWLLGIVINAVLFMALAGYFEDEIYLSGFSAALGASFILSILNILVKPILIILTLPVTVLSLGLFLFVINAITLMLTDSLMGSSFEIAGFGMALLTAVIMSIANLIIQNTVLRESDKKGR; encoded by the coding sequence ATGAGATGGCTGTTAGGGATTGTCATTAATGCTGTCCTTTTCATGGCTCTTGCCGGGTATTTCGAAGATGAGATATACCTCTCCGGCTTCAGTGCCGCATTAGGCGCAAGCTTCATTCTTTCGATTTTGAACATCCTGGTCAAACCAATTTTAATTATCCTGACACTCCCTGTCACGGTGCTTAGCCTTGGGTTATTCCTTTTTGTCATAAATGCGATTACGCTTATGCTGACAGATAGCCTGATGGGAAGTTCTTTTGAGATAGCGGGTTTTGGCATGGCGCTGTTGACTGCGGTGATCATGTCAATCGCAAACCTGATCATCCAGAACACAGTGTTGCGTGAATCCGATAAAAAGGGCAGATAA